DNA sequence from the Lonchura striata isolate bLonStr1 chromosome 7, bLonStr1.mat, whole genome shotgun sequence genome:
ttaattgcactTTCTAATCCAGTGTTTAGTGAGATAGTTCTcctagaaaaaaggaaaataaatcacacaAATTTGACACATCCACTTGAAAGCTTCTGTGGAGACTTAAATTTTTTAACATCATCACACGGAGATTCAGAGGAGAGAGCACCCTGAAAGCTTTGGCAGCAAAGGAAGAGAGAGCACCAAACAGGGAAGTGATGGGCTGAGCATTTATAATCAGAGTTCCTCCAGTGCCAATTATGTTCTttcagctgctggagcttcACCTCCAGTTGCAAAGAAAGGCCTTCTTAATTTCAGTCCAGTAACTAATATTATATACATTTTAAACAGATAGGTGCTAAGGGAATAAAGTTCTTTCCACCTTCTCATTTGACTAGATTATCAAAAGAAGTGGCTACCTGTAGAAGGCAGTGGTCTTAATGGTTGCATCAGTTAGTTAGCAACAAATAACACTTCCTTCGCTTGAGAGCCCAGTTTGATATGCAAAATGTTTTCCCAGTATTTTAATATAAAGGGTATTCTGCATCTAACTGAAATTATGGTCAGCATCCATAGCTCCATTATACAGATATCTCATTTTAGTGCATGCAGAGTAAATATAGAATTCCCCAGAAAATGTTGCAGAGAAGACAAACTATACAAGTTTTATCTTTATCATTCTTCTTCttccaaaatattaaaaactcaTGGTTTGGCCTCTGAGCCACGGTGCTTTATTACTATCATGAAaagaggcagggcaggggccaCTAGTAAAGCTCCACTGCCtaatgacagaaataaaaacaaacaaacaaaaaactcccagCACTATGCAATTTAACTTGACAGTTAAACTTGATAGACttgcaaaaaaatcaaataaattgatctGTTGTAAGCTAATTTAAAAAGAGAATGTCTGTAGTGGTAGGGTTCATGGCTTTAATGTGGGCCCTCACTGTCCATTAAATCTAAAGTAATGAAGAGTTTTAATAAGGAAGTGAATATCAATGTGTTCAATTATAGATTAACACTATTAATATGACTCTGCTAGTTCTAAAGCACATCTACAGTCCTAAacagtttttttgtttaattttctgttctctcaTAGGTGGGTCTCTTAAGTATTGAAACACAGTGTAAAAATGATACTGAAGCTCTAATAACATCCAATAGGAGGATCATTTCCAGGAGGGATGTTAACTGCAAGGATGATGAATACAATTTAGATAATCAGTGTTGCAAGAAATGTAAAAGTGGTGAGTATGATTGTAAGACTGTGTTGAGAACCCATTAACAGGGGACTTCACAGCATACCCAATTTCTTTGTGCTGGGATACTAAAGTGGCATGAGGTGGTTTCCTGGATGCAGTGCTTCACCCCAGCTGTATATTTTCTTGTTACAGGACATAAGCCACTTCAAATATATTTCTTGAGCTCAATGCACTTCTCACTACAGAGATTAGTTTTCTTATAACCTACTCGTTACAAAAGAGCCAAGAATTAACATACACTTATTTGTAAGAGgttgaaaaactgaaaacacaTGCTTTTGCCTACAGGATTCCATACATTTGTGGGTTTTCCAATTTCTCATGTACAGTTTTGTTTGGTGTGTTCTCCTTCAGTATTAAATTGGAGGAAGAGTGGGGATAATCAAATGTTTTCTATACTACATTCCTGAAGTGCATCCACACATGCACAATGAATATACATTCCATATTTGGAATCAAAAAGTATTAgggattaaaaatgaaattctgaTGTAAGTCTTAGAGCTGGTGGCTTCTCTCTAAATTACTGGGGTTTTTGTCTCTACAGGTTTTGTTAAAAATGTCACCTGCCCAACAGATATTGTCAAACATTGTGCTCCAtgtgagaaaggaaaggaattcATGAATCATCCCAATGACTTGGACAAGTGTTTTAGATGCAAATTGTGTGACAGCAACTTTGGTATGTCTATAGAAATAGCAACTGCAGCAATGACTCTTCTTTTATACAGGATTTCACTGAAAAGTCTCCACAATACTTAATCATGCTTAGCATGTAGAGTCAAAACTTTTAGTGGTAGGACATGAATGAATTTGTGAGAAAGTCGTAAGTTTATCATCCAGTTCCTTTCCATCAAGCACAACgtaggaagaaaaataagtttgtCCATTATTTCTCCATATATCTGCCTTTGCTTAGCCAAAGTTCTTGCAAAGCAGATACTGTACAAACTGGTTAGAGTCAAGGAAGGCAAGCTCTCCCTCTTCACCCTCTGTTTAAAAGAGGGGTGTTGGAAGTAATGATATTTTTTTGGTAGTCTTTCATGTAATTGACAATGTTATTTAAAGTTAATTGTTGTCTTTTGAAAGACACTCATGGTGCTGTGTGGGATGCACATGTCAGACTACAGGGCAAGCCTTCCTGGGACAGGGCAGTGGCCCACCTACCCCAGTATTCTGCATTCAGCCGTGGAGGCAAGAGGTGCTATTTAGAGATAACACAAGCAAACCTGTCTGCTTTCTGTGGTCTGTTCCCTGCAGTCTATCAGCATCCACAGCTGAGGGAAAAGACATTAGAAGATCTATCCTTACCTAGTCATTAGTGACTCTATTTATGAGCCCTTTGTTCATGAACCTGCTGGGTGACAGCAGAAATTCACTATCTGCTGCATAAATACCcaccacagattttttttttttaatccattaaATTTATCTCCTACCAGTTCCACCAGATGTCCTGTAAATCTGCTCTACTCGGATTTAGGGAATGATAATTCTTCATTCCTTATACCCAAAATCAAGTTTAGTGAATGGAGAGAGAGTTCTCAACTCCAATATGGTTGTACTCAGATCACCTGTTGGAATATCAATCTTCAGTGATCTCCCCTTCCTTTAGGATCTCAATATGGATAGAAAACATTCCTCTCATTTGctactataaaaataatttttgtgtggGTGATGAAATTGGTAAGAGAAAACAATTCAGTATTTTATATGTGTCACAATTATTAAAACTGAAGGGAGGAAAGAGGTAATAGGATGGCTAGTCACAATATTCCATGCGCAATAATGTAGTTCACAAGAAGTCAGTAGACTGACAGTAGGCAAGAGGAAAATTACCACTGAAGTTCCATGTGAACCATTCTTATGATCATTCATATCTGCTATTTCCATGAGTTACTTCAGCACTGGTTTCACATTAGAGCTTCATCAAATTTTGAAACATAAAGTAGTTTCAAATTACAGCAGGGCACTGAACACAGTAACTCAAAAGTTTGTTCTATTTCTATGCATATAAAGTAGCTTTCATAGTAGGTAGATACAGTAACTTTTAATgcagaagtattttttaatagatAGAGATAGCATCATCGTACAAAATGAGGATAggagaaaattaataatttgttttgatTCTTAAGAATAATTAACCTGGATATGTTAGCCAAAAAAGAGAGAGTGGAATTCCTCATCATTGGAGGTCTTCAAGAAAAGGTAAAACTTCTTGTCTGTCAGGGAGTGCAAAGAACCCATCTCCATTATAAAGTAGGGAGATTGGCTGTGTGATCTTCTGAGTTTCCTTCTGGCTTTACACTTctgaatggggaaaaaaagttggGATTTGGCTGTTCTGAATGAGTCCTCTTCTGGCGAGAGCTGTATTGTGTGTTGAGTTTTCTGAGCTCTCGTCCAGCAGAGGTCTCTCTGACAGCTCCGTCAGCCCAGCTCCTTAGAAAAGCTCTGTGTGTGTTATAAAGTTAAGCCTCACTAGTTCCAGCAGAGGTGGAGCTAGCAGCGATTCTGAGGACAAGACTTTGTGAGCAGAAGCCTGCTTTTTCAAACTAATATACTTTAAGAAATCTATTTTTAGGTTTGGAGGTTGTGAAGAACTGTACTCCAGAAGAGGACACGCAGTGTGGCTGTGCAAAGAACTATTTTTGCAGTCCTGCAGGATGTGACAATTGCATTCAATGTAGCACGTAAGTTCATGCCTTCATCACTACATATGAAATTGCTTATATGCAATCACATTTTTTCCAGCTGGTTTCAAGACGGGCTAAGGTAATCTGTAACCTCAGGGAAAGCATACTAATTTTCCTTTGCACCTGAGCTGACTGAGTTCAGTCAGCTCAATTTGCAGTCATGAAGGCTTTCCAAAGGTGTgcagaaaaaattatatatcCACTGAGTCTGtatatgcttttaaaaaagttGAATAAGGTATCTGAGCTTTCCTGTTGTCTTTGTGTGATTTACTTCtacattgaaaaataatttcatacgTTTTCCCACTGCCACAAATTTCCATGCTATTTTCATATCTATTAAATTCCAAACTCCAAGATCAGGAATTTGGAATATGAAACCAGCATATTTGTCagcaaaatgtgaaatattttgctgttaaaACATCTTAGAAGATTTTTATTTGCTCTCTCAACAgcttaagagagaaaaaaaatcccctaataATTTGTGTTCATACTTTCTGCAGATGTGAAAGTGGTGTAATTGAAAAACAATGTACTCCAGCTTCAGACACTGTATGCGGAACAAAAGGTACCATTTAAAACGTAGCAAGGTCCAGCACGTGCTGTATTTTGAGAGGCAAATGCAATTTTCCTGTTCTACACACTGGCCATAGTAATTCCTGCCAGTTCAGGGGTTTAGTGCTTCTCTGCCCTCTGCTGACTTCAGAGTATGATTTTCCCTTGAttttctcctgtgcaggtgtAGGAGCTGTTACCCCTTTTTAGGGACAGCTCATCGTCTTTAACATATTTGGCTTTTGTCATTAGGAAACAACAGGAAGGCTTTTAAAATCGGACACAGTCTTGTTTAAAATTTGGTGTGCTGCTATATTGCATTTCTTGACTTAACTTTCATGCAAATTTTCCAATGTTCCAACAGAATCAGAAGCATGGTGGATCGTTCCTTTGGTAGTTTTGGTAACTGCAGCTATAGCAGGAATAATAGCTGCAGCAATAATCTATAGTAAGTGATTCCCTACTTCTATTATACTCTGAATGAGGTATTCATATGCTaattcaaatataattttatattcttGGAGTCTCAAGAGAGATATTCTGCCctagattttaaaaatgcttattttgtttcagacaagaaaaaacagaagggtCTTACAATCAGTGGAATTTACAAACCAGAACCTCACGTAAGTACTGTTGCTTTGATCATAAAAAACTCAGCTTTATGCAAAGaacttttttcatttaaattgcACTAGGTCTCCCCAAATATTTGTGTGCTTCTTTTCTATGACATGAATGAAGTAAATTTCACCACAAAGATTCTTTTGGGAGAAGCAAGAGAAACCCTTTGTTATTTCATCAGGATTGTTGGAATGCTTCCTAAGTCACATGATCACAATCAAAACTTCATAAATCATCAGGCCTCCCCAGCCCAGAATATTCCTGTCCCCATGCATAATTCTAGGCATTAGGAGGTGATTCCTCAAACTTACCCAAGTCAAAAGAGGTCTGTCTGTCTGGTCTGACTCTCTCACTCATAAAACAGGAATCATGGAGAAAACtaaaaggaaatcaaagaagtatcattaaatttatttatccTCTTATATAAACATGATGTTTTACAAAGATTGTTTCTACttatttctttcttgctttttttttttcaggagaatGAACATCTCATATATGCAGGTAAGAGACAAGTAGACAA
Encoded proteins:
- the FAS gene encoding tumor necrosis factor receptor superfamily member 6 isoform X2; the protein is MGNVRNGGGVARGLLALLLVGLLSIETQCKNDTEALITSNRRIISRRDVNCKDDEYNLDNQCCKKCKSGFVKNVTCPTDIVKHCAPCEKGKEFMNHPNDLDKCFRCKLCDSNFGLEVVKNCTPASDTVCGTKESEAWWIVPLVVLVTAAIAGIIAAAIIYNKKKQKGLTISGIYKPEPHENEHLIYADADLSRHIPGIVAEMRLQDVKKFVRHHHISEPAIDQSIQDCPGDTSEQKIRLFQAWYQSHGMKGAYGTLISSLRELKMCTVADKIEGKLRAAISSSQEGGQSYNPDTEQSKICTQEGRNSYSESAEQSKIYTANLEET
- the FAS gene encoding tumor necrosis factor receptor superfamily member 6 isoform X1; the encoded protein is MGNVRNGGGVARGLLALLLVGLLSIETQCKNDTEALITSNRRIISRRDVNCKDDEYNLDNQCCKKCKSGFVKNVTCPTDIVKHCAPCEKGKEFMNHPNDLDKCFRCKLCDSNFGLEVVKNCTPEEDTQCGCAKNYFCSPAGCDNCIQCSTCESGVIEKQCTPASDTVCGTKESEAWWIVPLVVLVTAAIAGIIAAAIIYNKKKQKGLTISGIYKPEPHENEHLIYADADLSRHIPGIVAEMRLQDVKKFVRHHHISEPAIDQSIQDCPGDTSEQKIRLFQAWYQSHGMKGAYGTLISSLRELKMCTVADKIEGKLRAAISSSQEGGQSYNPDTEQSKICTQEGRNSYSESAEQSKIYTANLEET